A stretch of DNA from Microlunatus capsulatus:
CCCGGTCACCGAGCCCACCCGAGGCGCCCCGGCCTGCTGGATCAGCCGTCGGGCGTAGGGCGCCACCGACTCCAGGTAGCGGCGCTGGGCCTCGGCGAAGACGGTGCCGAAGGCCAGCGAGGACTTGCCGGAGCCCGAGATGCCGGTGAAGGCGACCACGGCGTCGCGGGGCAGCCGGACGTCGACGTCGCGCAGGTTGTGCTCGCGCGCGCCGCGGACGTCGATGACGGCGTCGGGCACCGCCCGCCCGGCGTCCGGCCCGCCGGCGGCGACGGGGCTCAGGGCGCGGTGCCCGTCGCCGGGACCCAGCCGAGCGCGGGGCCCAGCCGGGTGGCGATGTCGGTGAGGATCTGGACGTAGTCCTCGGGCTCGAAGCTGAAGGGCAGCGCGAAGGCCACCTCGTCGACCTCCCGGAAGCCGGCGTGGGCGTGCAGCTGCGCAGCGATCTCGGCCGACGTGCCCACCAGGTCGGCGGCGAACAGCAGCCGGCCCGGGCCCTGCGGCACCCCGACCCGGCCCTGTCGCGAGGCGGCGTAGCGGAGGTACTTCTCGCGCTGCGCGGGCGTGGCCGTGTCGGTCGGGATGACGACGAGGCCCTGGGAGACCCGGGCCGCGTCGCCGTCGGGGTGCGCGGCGCGGAAGGCCCGGACCTGGGTCTGCTGCAGGGCGGCGAAGTCGGTGGAGCCGTCCTCGGCCTTGATGACGCTGCTGGTCAGGAAGTTCATCCCGTGCTCGCCGGCCCAGCGCGCCGAGCGCAGGCTGGCGCCGCCGTACCAGAGCCGGCCGGCCAGGCCGGGGGAGTGCGGCTGCACGCGGTCGGAGAACACCTCGATCCCCTCCACGCCGCTGAAGTCGGTGGCCGGCTCGCCGCGGACCAGCCGGAGCAGCCGCTCGACCCGGCCGTAGCCGAAGTCCTCGCGGTCGGCCGTGTCGGGGTACAGCGCGTCCTTCACCCGGTCCCACTGCATCGGCGGGCCCACGCTGACGCCGGGGTTGAGCCGCCCGCCCGAGAGCAGGTCGACGGTGGCCAGGTCCTCGGCGAGCCGCAGCGGGTTCTCCCAGCCCAGCGGGATCACCGCGGTGCCCAGCGCGATCCGGCGGGTGCGCTGGCTGGCCGCCGCCAGCACGGCGACGGGGGAGGAGATGCCGTGCTGCAGGTGGCGGTGCCGCACCCAGGCGGAGTCGTAGCCGAGCTCCTCGCCCAGCGTGATGACGTCGAGCGTCGACTGGTGGCCCGGGCCCGGGTCGGCCGGGTCGAAAACGCCGATGGTGAGGAAGCCGAGGCTGCGGAGCGGCTGGCCGGGCAGGGGCACGGGAGGTCCTTCCGGGGTCAGTTGAGCCGGGAGACGGCGAAGAGCTCGGCGAGGCGGCCCTCGGGCAGGCCGGCGAGGGCGGCGTTGCCCGCGTTCCAGCCGCGCAGCATCTCCTCCAGCCCGTCGGCCTGGTGGCCGGTCTGGGAGGCGTGCGCGGTGAGCGCGGCGACCTTGCGGTCGAAGCGGTCGGTGATGTCGACGGCGTGCGGCAGCTCGGGGTGGCCCATCAGCCAGAGCTCGCTGACCTTCCACGGCTCCAGACCCTGCTCGACGAGCTCGGGCCACGCGAACCGGTTCTCGGCCGCGGGGTAGACGGCGCGCACCGTCGCCTCGCCGGCAGCCAGGTGGTCGGGGTGGGAGGCCTGCAGCCGCTGGTAGAGCCGCTGCGGGGACTGGGTGAGCACCCGCTGCGGGCGGACCCGGCGGATCACCTCGACGATGGCGCGCTGCAGCTCCCAGGAGGGCTCCAGCCAGCCGTCGCTCCAGCCGTCGAGGAAGCGCACGTCGGTGACGCCGAGCTCGGCCGAGGCGGCCTGCTGCTCGCGCTCGCGGATGGCGGGCATCTGGTCGCGCGGGGTGTCGTCGAAGCCGCCCTGCTCGCCGCGGGTGCACAGCAGCAGCGTCACCTCCACCCCGGCGGCCACCCAGCCGGCCAGCGTGCCGGCGGCGGCGAAGTCGGCGTCGTCCGGGTGCGCCGTGACCACGAGGGCCCGCTCCACCTCGGTGTCGGGCAGCGGCTCGGCCCAGGCGTAGGGGTTCGGGCGCGGGTCGGGCTGGTCGGTCACCCGCTCACCCTAGGCGGGCGGGCCGGACGACGGACGGCCCCGGGTGCGGGCACCCGGGGCCGTGCGCGCGGCGGGGTCAGCTCC
This window harbors:
- a CDS encoding PIG-L deacetylase family protein, producing the protein MTDQPDPRPNPYAWAEPLPDTEVERALVVTAHPDDADFAAAGTLAGWVAAGVEVTLLLCTRGEQGGFDDTPRDQMPAIREREQQAASAELGVTDVRFLDGWSDGWLEPSWELQRAIVEVIRRVRPQRVLTQSPQRLYQRLQASHPDHLAAGEATVRAVYPAAENRFAWPELVEQGLEPWKVSELWLMGHPELPHAVDITDRFDRKVAALTAHASQTGHQADGLEEMLRGWNAGNAALAGLPEGRLAELFAVSRLN
- a CDS encoding LLM class flavin-dependent oxidoreductase produces the protein MPLPGQPLRSLGFLTIGVFDPADPGPGHQSTLDVITLGEELGYDSAWVRHRHLQHGISSPVAVLAAASQRTRRIALGTAVIPLGWENPLRLAEDLATVDLLSGGRLNPGVSVGPPMQWDRVKDALYPDTADREDFGYGRVERLLRLVRGEPATDFSGVEGIEVFSDRVQPHSPGLAGRLWYGGASLRSARWAGEHGMNFLTSSVIKAEDGSTDFAALQQTQVRAFRAAHPDGDAARVSQGLVVIPTDTATPAQREKYLRYAASRQGRVGVPQGPGRLLFAADLVGTSAEIAAQLHAHAGFREVDEVAFALPFSFEPEDYVQILTDIATRLGPALGWVPATGTAP